In one Myotis daubentonii chromosome 1, mMyoDau2.1, whole genome shotgun sequence genomic region, the following are encoded:
- the LOC132229178 gene encoding alpha-1-antitrypsin-like has protein sequence MKMVSVLTMPSSVTWGLLLLAGLCCLAPASLADSLHGVAVHKIAPELSNFAFSLYRQVAHQSNSTNIFFSPVSIATAFAMLSLGAKGDTHTQILEGLHFNLKKVPEADIHAGLQHLLHTLTEPDRQLQLITANILFVNESVKVVDKFLEDVGKLYHTDVFSINFRDTRANTQVNDYIEMKSQEKIVDLVQDLDKDTTLALANYIFFQGRWKVKFEAEGFVAEDFHVDKKTTIRVPMTHRLGRFDLLHDKALSSWVLLQHYRGQVPAFLILPDEGKMQYLEAKVCQKHLARIFKNIDIRSASLSMPKLSISGTYDLETILGEMGITKVFSNGAELSGISEGAPLKLSKALHKAVLTIDESGHDHSGAMPSEERHRFKHLTIKFNRPFLVIIMDENANMPLFMGKMVNPM, from the exons GACAATGCCGTCCTCCGTCACGTGGGGCCTCCTCCTGCTGGCAGGCCTGTGCTGCCtggcccctgcctccctggctgATAGTCTCCATGGAGTCGCTGTCCACAAGATCGCACCGGAACTGTCCAACTTCGCCTTCAGCCTGTACCGCCAGGTGGCCCATCAGTCCAACTCTACCAACATCTTCTTCTCCCCAGTGAGCATCGCTACAGCCTTTGCCATGCTCTCCCTGGGGGCCAAGGGCGACACTCACACCCAGATCCTGGAGGGATTACATTTCAACTTGAAGAAGGTACCTGAGGCTGACATCCATGCAGGCTTACAGCACCTCCTCCACACCCTCACTGAGCCAGACCGACAGTTGCAGCTGATCACTGCCAACATCTTGTTTGTCAATGAGAGTGTGAAGGTGGTGGACAAGTTTTTGGAAGATGTCGGGAAGCTGTACCACACAGATGTCTTCTCCATCAACTTCAGAGACACCAGGGCCAATACACAGGTCAATGATTACATAGAGATGAAAAGCCAAGAAAAAATTGTAGATCTGGTCCAAGACCTTGACAAAGACACAACTCTTGCTCTGGCGAATTACATCTTCTTTCAAG GTCGGTGGAAGGTTAAATTCGAGGCTGAGGGCTTTGTAGCAGAAGACTTCCACGTGGACAAGAAGACCACGATAAGGGTGCCCATGACCCACCGTTTGGGCAGGTTTGACCTGCTGCACGACAAGGCACTCTCCTCCTGGGTGCTGCTGCAGCACTACAGGGGCCAAGTGCCCGCCTTCCTGATCCTGCCCGATGAGGGGAAGATGCAGTACCTGGAGGCCAAGGTCTGCCAGAAGCACCTGGCCAGGATCTTCAAAAACATCGACATACG GTCTGCCTCTCTGAGTATGCCCAAACTGTCCATTTCTGGAACCTACGATCTGGAAACCATCCTGGGCGAAATGGGCATCACCAAGGTCTTCAGTAATGGGGCTGAGCTCTCGGGGATCAGCGAGGGGGCTCCCCTGAAGCTGTCCAAG GCGCTGCACAAGGCTGTGCTGACCATCGACGAGAGTGGGCATGACCATTCTGGTGCCATGCCTTCGGAAGAGCGTCACAGGTTTAAGCATCTGACCATCAAGTTCAACAGGCCCTTCTTAGTCATCATCATGGATGAAAATGCCAACATGCCTCTCTTCATGGGAAAGATGGTAAATCCCATGTAA